Proteins found in one Amycolatopsis aidingensis genomic segment:
- the rplW gene encoding 50S ribosomal protein L23 yields MSSVAIPDPRDILIAPVISEKSYGLLEDHKYTFLVRPDANKTQIKIAVEQVFGVKVVSVNTLNRLGKRKRTRYGFGKRKDTKRAVVTLSAESKPIEIFGGPAA; encoded by the coding sequence GTGAGCTCGGTGGCGATCCCCGACCCGCGCGACATCCTGATCGCGCCGGTGATCTCCGAGAAGTCCTACGGGCTGCTCGAGGACCACAAGTACACCTTCCTGGTCCGCCCGGACGCCAACAAGACCCAGATCAAGATCGCGGTCGAGCAGGTGTTCGGGGTCAAGGTGGTCAGCGTGAACACGCTGAACCGCCTGGGCAAGCGCAAGCGCACCCGGTACGGCTTCGGCAAGCGCAAGGACACCAAGCGTGCCGTCGTGACGCTCTCGGCCGAGAGCAAGCCGATCGAGATCTTCGGCGGCCCCGCCGCGTAA
- the rplP gene encoding 50S ribosomal protein L16 — protein sequence MLIPRKVKHRKQHSPKRSGAAKGGTKVHFGEYGIQALEQSYVTNRQIESARIAMTRHIKRGGKIWINIFPDRPLTKKPAETRMGSGKGSPEWWVANVKPGRVMFEMSFPNEAMAREALRRAIHKLPMKCRIVTREGGEF from the coding sequence GTGCTCATCCCGCGCAAGGTCAAGCACCGCAAGCAGCACTCCCCGAAGCGCTCCGGCGCCGCCAAGGGCGGCACGAAGGTCCACTTCGGCGAGTACGGCATCCAGGCGCTTGAGCAGAGCTACGTGACCAACCGGCAGATCGAGTCCGCTCGTATCGCCATGACCCGGCACATCAAGCGTGGCGGGAAGATCTGGATCAACATCTTCCCGGACCGCCCGCTGACCAAGAAGCCCGCGGAGACCCGGATGGGTTCCGGTAAGGGCTCCCCTGAGTGGTGGGTCGCCAACGTCAAGCCGGGCCGGGTGATGTTCGAGATGAGCTTCCCGAACGAGGCCATGGCTCGTGAGGCGCTGCGCCGCGCGATCCACAAGCTGCCGATGAAGTGCCGAATCGTGACCCGTGAAGGTGGTGAGTTCTGA
- the rpsC gene encoding 30S ribosomal protein S3, producing the protein MGQKINPHGFRLGITTDWKSRWYADKQYSEYVAEDVKIRKLLSTGMERAGISKVEIERTRDRVRVDIHTARPGIVIGRRGAEADRIRGALEKLTGKQVQLNILEVKSPESDAQLVAQGVAEQLSNRVAFRRAMRKAIQTSMRSPQVKGIRVQCGGRLGGAEMSRSEHYRDGRVPLHTLRADIDYGFFEARTTFGRIGVKVWIYKGDLVGGLKAKEARDAAAAAERPPRRERPSRPRRSGSSGTTATSTEAGRAAQDSGGNKSSSAQGGAQSDTDVATSQAPQVASPDAAEKTEG; encoded by the coding sequence GTGGGCCAGAAGATCAACCCGCACGGCTTCCGGCTCGGGATCACCACGGACTGGAAGTCCCGCTGGTACGCCGACAAGCAGTACTCGGAGTACGTCGCCGAGGACGTCAAGATCCGCAAGCTGCTGTCGACCGGCATGGAGCGGGCCGGCATCTCCAAGGTGGAGATCGAGCGCACCCGGGACCGGGTGCGGGTGGACATCCACACCGCGCGTCCCGGCATCGTGATCGGTCGCCGCGGCGCGGAGGCCGACCGGATCCGTGGCGCACTGGAGAAGCTGACCGGCAAGCAGGTCCAGCTGAACATCCTCGAGGTGAAGAGCCCCGAGTCCGATGCCCAGCTGGTCGCGCAGGGTGTCGCCGAGCAGCTGTCCAACCGGGTGGCTTTCCGTCGCGCCATGCGCAAGGCGATCCAGACCTCCATGCGTTCGCCGCAGGTCAAGGGCATCCGGGTGCAGTGCGGTGGCAGGCTCGGCGGTGCCGAGATGTCCCGCTCGGAGCACTACCGCGACGGCCGGGTGCCGCTGCACACGCTGCGTGCCGACATCGACTACGGCTTCTTCGAGGCCCGCACCACCTTCGGCCGGATCGGCGTGAAGGTGTGGATCTACAAGGGCGACCTGGTGGGTGGCCTCAAGGCCAAGGAGGCGCGGGACGCCGCCGCGGCCGCGGAGCGCCCGCCGCGCCGGGAGCGTCCCTCCCGCCCGCGCCGCTCCGGTTCCTCGGGCACCACGGCCACGTCGACCGAGGCCGGGCGGGCCGCGCAGGACTCCGGTGGCAACAAGTCCTCGTCCGCGCAGGGCGGCGCGCAGTCGGACACGGACGTCGCGACCAGCCAGGCACCGCAGGTGGCCTCGCCGGACGCGGCAGAGAAGACGGAGGGCTGA
- the rpsS gene encoding 30S ribosomal protein S19 — translation MPRSLKKGPFVDDHLLKKVDALNESGKKTVIKTWSRRSTIIPDFLGHTIAVHDGRKHVPVFVTEAMVGHKLGEFAPTRTFKGHVKDDRKSRRR, via the coding sequence ATGCCGCGCAGCCTGAAAAAGGGCCCGTTCGTGGACGACCACCTGCTCAAGAAGGTGGACGCGCTGAACGAGTCGGGCAAGAAGACGGTGATCAAGACCTGGTCCCGCCGCTCCACGATCATCCCGGACTTCCTGGGGCACACGATCGCGGTGCACGACGGCCGTAAGCACGTGCCGGTGTTCGTCACCGAGGCGATGGTGGGGCACAAGCTGGGCGAATTCGCCCCGACGCGGACCTTCAAGGGCCACGTCAAGGATGACCGCAAGTCGCGCCGCCGCTGA
- the rplV gene encoding 50S ribosomal protein L22 — translation MNAQNDAATAEELPVAVARARFVRDSPTKVRRVIELIKGRSANEALAVLRFAPQAASGQLAKVLSSAMANAENNLDLDPDTLWVKNAYADEGPTLKRIRPRAQGRAYRIRKRTSHITVEVESRPKADVKKSGKKKAGGR, via the coding sequence ATGAACGCCCAGAACGACGCCGCGACGGCAGAGGAACTGCCGGTCGCCGTGGCGCGGGCTCGCTTCGTCCGGGACTCGCCGACCAAGGTGCGCCGGGTGATCGAGCTGATCAAGGGTCGTAGCGCCAACGAGGCCCTTGCCGTGCTCCGGTTCGCTCCGCAGGCGGCCAGTGGCCAGTTGGCCAAGGTGCTCTCCAGCGCTATGGCCAATGCCGAGAACAACCTCGACCTGGACCCGGACACGCTCTGGGTGAAGAACGCCTACGCGGACGAAGGGCCGACGCTCAAGCGGATCCGCCCGCGTGCCCAGGGCCGTGCGTACCGGATCCGGAAGCGGACCAGTCACATCACGGTCGAGGTCGAGTCCCGGCCGAAGGCAGACGTGAAGAAGAGCGGCAAGAAGAAGGCAGGTGGCCGGTAG
- the rplX gene encoding 50S ribosomal protein L24, giving the protein MKVKKGDTVLVIAGKDKGAKGKVIQAYPDRQRVLVEGVNRIKKHTRITQTQRGAQSGGIITQEAPIHVSNVQVVDSDGKPARVGYRIGEDGKKVRISRRTGKDI; this is encoded by the coding sequence ATGAAGGTGAAGAAGGGCGACACGGTCCTCGTCATCGCCGGCAAGGACAAGGGTGCGAAGGGCAAGGTCATCCAGGCCTACCCGGACCGCCAGCGAGTGCTGGTCGAGGGCGTGAACCGGATCAAGAAGCACACCCGGATCACCCAGACCCAGCGCGGCGCGCAGTCCGGCGGGATCATCACGCAGGAAGCGCCCATCCACGTGTCGAACGTGCAGGTCGTCGACTCCGACGGCAAGCCGGCCAGGGTGGGCTATCGCATCGGCGAGGACGGCAAGAAGGTCCGGATCTCGCGCAGGACCGGTAAGGACATTTGA
- the rpsJ gene encoding 30S ribosomal protein S10: MAGQKIRIRLKAYDHEAIDASARKIVETVTRTGASVVGPVPLPTEKNVYCVIRSPHKYKDSREHFEMRTHKRLIDILDPTPKTVDALMRIDLPASVDVNIQ, from the coding sequence ATGGCGGGACAGAAGATCCGCATCCGGCTCAAGGCCTATGACCACGAGGCGATCGATGCTAGCGCGCGCAAGATCGTCGAGACGGTCACGCGCACCGGCGCCTCCGTGGTGGGGCCGGTGCCGCTGCCCACCGAAAAGAACGTCTACTGCGTCATCCGCTCGCCGCACAAGTACAAGGACTCGCGCGAGCACTTCGAAATGCGCACGCACAAGCGTCTGATCGACATTCTCGACCCGACGCCGAAGACGGTGGACGCACTCATGAGGATCGACCTCCCAGCGAGTGTCGACGTCAACATCCAGTAA
- the rpmC gene encoding 50S ribosomal protein L29, giving the protein MAKAGGVAASELRELTAEELVLRLKESKEELFNLRFQMATGQLDNNRRLRTVRTDIARIYTVMRERELGLSVSPDDAEAESEGAA; this is encoded by the coding sequence ATGGCGAAAGCAGGAGGCGTTGCGGCGTCAGAACTTCGCGAGCTCACCGCGGAGGAGCTCGTGCTGCGGCTGAAGGAATCGAAGGAAGAACTGTTCAACCTCCGTTTCCAGATGGCGACGGGCCAGTTGGACAACAACCGCCGGCTGCGCACGGTTCGCACCGACATCGCGCGTATCTACACGGTGATGCGCGAGCGCGAGCTCGGCCTGTCGGTCTCCCCCGACGATGCTGAAGCCGAAAGTGAAGGTGCCGCATGA
- a CDS encoding type Z 30S ribosomal protein S14: MAKKALIHKASKKPKFKVRAYTRCQKCGRPRSVFRKFGLCRVCLRDMAHAGELPGVSKSSW; this comes from the coding sequence ATGGCCAAGAAAGCGCTGATCCACAAGGCCTCGAAGAAGCCGAAGTTCAAGGTGCGCGCCTACACCCGCTGCCAGAAGTGCGGCAGGCCGCGCTCGGTGTTCCGCAAGTTCGGGCTCTGCCGAGTGTGCCTGCGCGATATGGCGCACGCGGGCGAGCTGCCCGGCGTCAGCAAGTCCAGCTGGTAA
- the rplE gene encoding 50S ribosomal protein L5, producing the protein MTTAQEAYPVPRLKTRYRDEIKADLNNEFNYANVHQIPGLVKVVVNMGIGDAARDSKLIEGAVRDLATITGQKPEVRRARKSIAQFKLREGMPIGARATLRGDRMWEFLDRLLTIALPRIRDFRGLSAKQFDGRGNYTFGLTEQSMFHEINPDSIDRARGMDITVVTTATTDDEGRMLLRKLGFPFKEN; encoded by the coding sequence ATGACGACCGCACAAGAGGCCTACCCGGTGCCGCGGTTGAAGACCCGGTACCGCGACGAGATCAAGGCCGACCTCAACAACGAGTTCAACTACGCGAACGTGCACCAGATCCCCGGTCTGGTCAAGGTCGTGGTGAACATGGGCATCGGCGACGCGGCAAGGGACAGCAAGCTGATCGAGGGCGCCGTGCGGGACCTGGCCACCATCACCGGGCAGAAGCCCGAGGTGCGCAGGGCCCGCAAGTCCATCGCGCAGTTCAAGCTGCGTGAGGGCATGCCGATCGGCGCGCGGGCCACCCTGCGTGGCGACCGGATGTGGGAGTTCCTGGACCGGCTGCTGACCATCGCGCTGCCCCGGATCCGTGACTTCCGTGGCCTGTCGGCCAAGCAGTTCGACGGTCGGGGCAACTACACGTTCGGCCTCACCGAGCAGTCGATGTTCCACGAGATCAACCCGGACTCCATCGACCGTGCGCGGGGCATGGACATCACGGTCGTCACCACCGCCACGACCGACGACGAGGGCCGCATGCTGCTTCGCAAGCTCGGCTTCCCGTTCAAGGAGAACTGA
- the fusA gene encoding elongation factor G, producing the protein MARDVLTDLNKVRNIGIMAHIDAGKTTTTERILYYTGINYKIGEVHDGAATMDWMEEEQKRGITITSAATTTFWTDYQINIIDTPGHVDFTVEVERSLRVLDGAVAVFDGKEGVEPQSEQVWRQADKYEVPRICFVNKMDKLGADFYFTVKTIEERLGARPLVIQLPIGAESGFEGVVDLVRMKALTWRGDVKKGEDYEVEDIPADLADRAAEYRDKLIEAVAETDDELMEKYFGGEELTQDEIKAGIRKLTIDRAAFPVLAGSAFKNKGVQPMLDAVIDYLPSPLDVPPVEGLLRDGETPASRKPSTQEPFSALVSKVAVHPFYGKLTYIRVYSGKVASGTQVMNATKERKERVGKLFQMHSNKENPVDEAQAGHIYAVQGLKDTTTGDTLADPQNPIVLESMTFPAPVIEVAIEPKTKADQEKLSTAIQKLAEEDPTFQVNQDEETGQTIIKGMGELHLEVLVNRMKSDFKVEANIGKPQVAYRETIRKTVDKHEYTHKKQTGGSGQFARVIIKLEPLETTDGALYEFANEVTGGRVPREYIPSVDAGAQDAMQYGVLAGYPLVGLKLTLLDGAYHEVDSSEMAFKVAGSMAMKEAAKKAGPVLLEPMMAVEVTTPEDYMGDVIGDLNSRRGQVQAMDERAGTRVVKALVPLSEMFGYVGDLRSKTQGRANYSMQFDSYGEVPSNVAKEIIAKATGE; encoded by the coding sequence GTGGCACGTGACGTGCTGACCGACCTGAACAAGGTCCGCAACATCGGCATCATGGCCCACATCGACGCCGGTAAGACCACCACGACCGAGCGGATCCTGTACTACACCGGGATCAACTACAAGATCGGCGAGGTGCACGACGGCGCCGCGACGATGGACTGGATGGAGGAGGAGCAGAAGCGGGGTATCACCATTACCTCGGCTGCCACCACCACCTTCTGGACCGACTACCAGATCAACATCATCGACACCCCGGGCCACGTCGACTTCACCGTCGAGGTGGAGCGGTCGCTGCGGGTGCTCGACGGTGCGGTCGCCGTCTTCGACGGCAAGGAGGGCGTCGAGCCCCAGTCCGAGCAGGTCTGGCGGCAGGCCGACAAGTACGAGGTCCCCCGGATCTGCTTCGTCAACAAGATGGACAAGCTGGGCGCGGACTTCTACTTCACGGTGAAGACCATCGAGGAGCGTCTCGGTGCCCGCCCGCTGGTCATCCAGCTGCCGATCGGCGCGGAGAGCGGCTTCGAGGGCGTCGTCGACCTGGTGCGGATGAAGGCGCTGACCTGGCGCGGGGATGTCAAGAAGGGCGAGGACTACGAGGTCGAGGACATTCCGGCCGACCTCGCCGACCGCGCCGCGGAGTACCGCGACAAGCTCATCGAGGCCGTCGCCGAGACCGACGACGAGCTGATGGAGAAGTACTTCGGTGGCGAGGAGCTGACCCAGGACGAGATCAAGGCCGGCATCCGCAAGCTGACCATCGACCGGGCCGCCTTCCCGGTGCTGGCGGGCTCCGCGTTCAAGAACAAGGGCGTGCAGCCCATGCTGGACGCGGTGATCGACTACCTGCCGTCGCCGCTGGACGTGCCGCCGGTCGAGGGCCTGCTGCGGGACGGCGAGACCCCGGCCAGCCGCAAGCCCTCCACGCAGGAGCCGTTCTCCGCGCTGGTTTCCAAGGTCGCGGTGCACCCGTTCTACGGCAAGCTGACCTACATCCGGGTCTACTCCGGCAAGGTCGCCTCGGGCACGCAGGTGATGAACGCGACCAAGGAGCGCAAGGAGCGCGTCGGGAAGCTCTTCCAGATGCACTCCAACAAGGAGAACCCTGTCGACGAGGCACAGGCCGGGCACATCTACGCGGTGCAGGGCCTGAAGGACACCACCACCGGTGACACCCTCGCCGACCCGCAGAACCCGATCGTGCTTGAGTCGATGACCTTCCCCGCGCCGGTCATCGAGGTGGCCATCGAGCCGAAGACGAAGGCCGACCAGGAGAAGCTCTCGACGGCGATCCAGAAGCTGGCCGAGGAAGACCCGACCTTCCAGGTCAACCAGGACGAGGAGACCGGCCAGACCATCATCAAGGGGATGGGTGAGCTCCACCTCGAGGTGCTGGTGAACCGGATGAAGTCCGACTTCAAGGTCGAGGCGAACATCGGTAAGCCGCAGGTCGCCTACCGGGAGACCATCCGCAAGACGGTCGACAAGCACGAGTACACGCACAAGAAGCAGACCGGTGGCTCCGGTCAGTTCGCCAGGGTGATCATCAAGCTGGAGCCGCTGGAGACGACGGACGGTGCACTCTACGAGTTCGCCAACGAGGTCACCGGTGGCCGCGTGCCGCGGGAGTACATCCCGTCGGTCGACGCGGGCGCCCAGGACGCCATGCAGTACGGCGTGCTGGCCGGCTACCCGCTGGTCGGGTTGAAGCTCACCTTGTTGGATGGTGCGTACCACGAGGTCGACTCTTCGGAGATGGCGTTCAAGGTCGCCGGTTCGATGGCGATGAAGGAAGCCGCGAAGAAGGCGGGCCCGGTACTGCTGGAGCCGATGATGGCCGTCGAGGTGACCACGCCCGAGGATTACATGGGCGATGTCATCGGCGACCTGAATTCGCGTCGTGGCCAGGTTCAGGCCATGGACGAGCGCGCGGGCACCCGCGTCGTGAAGGCTCTGGTTCCGCTGTCGGAGATGTTCGGTTACGTGGGCGACCTGCGGTCCAAGACCCAGGGTCGTGCGAACTACTCCATGCAGTTCGACTCCTACGGTGAGGTTCCTTCGAACGTCGCCAAGGAGATCATCGCGAAAGCTACCGGGGAATAA
- the tuf gene encoding elongation factor Tu, which produces MAKAKFERDKPHVNIGTIGHVDHGKTTLTAAITKVLHEKYPDLNTASAFDMIDNAPEEKQRGITINISHVEYQTEKRHYAHVDAPGHADYIKNMITGAAQMDGAILVVAATDGPMPQTREHVLLAKQVGVPYIVVALNKADMVDDEEIIELVELEVRELLNSQDFPGDDAPVIKVSGLKALEGDEQWSQTVLELMDAVDENVPDPVRSLDKPFLMPIEDVFTITGRGTVVTGRVERGQINVNEEVEIVGIREKSTKTTVTGVEMFRKLLDSGQAGDNVGLLLRGIKREDVERGQVVVKPGTTTPHTEFEGSVYILAKDEGGRHTPFFNNYRPQFYFRTTDVTGVVTLPEGTEMVMPGDNTDISVQLIQPVAMDEGLRFAIREGGRTVGAGQVTKIIK; this is translated from the coding sequence GTGGCGAAGGCGAAGTTCGAGCGGGACAAGCCGCACGTGAACATCGGCACCATCGGTCACGTCGACCACGGCAAGACCACGCTCACCGCGGCGATCACCAAGGTGCTGCACGAGAAGTACCCGGACCTGAACACCGCGTCGGCGTTCGACATGATCGACAATGCCCCGGAGGAGAAGCAGCGCGGCATTACGATCAACATCTCGCACGTCGAGTACCAGACCGAGAAGCGCCACTACGCGCACGTCGACGCCCCCGGTCACGCGGACTACATCAAGAACATGATCACCGGTGCCGCCCAGATGGACGGTGCGATCCTGGTGGTCGCGGCGACCGACGGCCCGATGCCGCAGACCCGTGAGCACGTGCTGCTGGCCAAGCAGGTCGGTGTGCCCTACATCGTGGTGGCGCTGAACAAGGCCGACATGGTGGACGACGAGGAGATCATCGAGCTGGTCGAGCTGGAGGTTCGCGAGCTGCTGAACTCCCAGGACTTCCCCGGCGACGACGCCCCGGTGATCAAGGTCTCCGGCCTGAAGGCGCTCGAGGGCGACGAGCAGTGGTCGCAGACCGTGCTCGAGCTGATGGACGCCGTGGACGAGAACGTCCCGGACCCGGTGCGCAGCCTGGACAAGCCGTTCCTGATGCCGATCGAGGACGTGTTCACCATCACCGGTCGCGGCACCGTGGTGACCGGCCGCGTCGAGCGTGGCCAGATCAACGTCAACGAAGAGGTCGAGATCGTCGGCATCCGCGAGAAGTCGACCAAGACCACCGTCACCGGTGTCGAGATGTTCCGCAAGCTGCTCGACTCCGGCCAGGCCGGTGACAACGTCGGCCTGCTGCTGCGTGGCATCAAGCGGGAGGACGTCGAGCGCGGCCAGGTCGTCGTGAAGCCCGGCACCACCACCCCGCACACCGAGTTCGAGGGCTCGGTGTACATCCTGGCCAAGGACGAGGGTGGGCGGCACACGCCGTTCTTCAACAACTACCGCCCGCAGTTCTACTTCCGGACCACCGACGTGACCGGCGTGGTGACCCTCCCCGAGGGCACCGAGATGGTCATGCCGGGCGACAACACCGACATCAGCGTCCAGCTGATCCAGCCGGTCGCCATGGACGAGGGTCTGCGTTTCGCCATCCGTGAGGGTGGCCGGACCGTCGGTGCAGGACAGGTCACCAAGATCATCAAGTGA
- the rplD gene encoding 50S ribosomal protein L4, giving the protein MSSLELKTPAGAAEGTVELPGEIFDVQANVPLMHQVVVAQLAAARQGTHSTKTRGEVSGGGKKPYRQKGTGRARQGSIRAPQFTGGGTVHGPKPRSYDQRTPKKMKAAALRGALSDRARCGQLHVVTELVSGEKPSTKDAKQALAAVTQAKRVLVVLHRDDELGWRSARNLSYVHLITPDQLNTYDVLVNDDVVFTKAAFDAFVAKGAKGNAAEGSEQQ; this is encoded by the coding sequence GTGAGCAGCCTCGAGCTGAAGACGCCGGCCGGTGCGGCCGAAGGCACCGTCGAGCTGCCCGGGGAGATCTTCGATGTGCAGGCCAACGTGCCGTTGATGCACCAGGTGGTGGTGGCCCAGCTGGCCGCCGCGCGCCAGGGCACCCACTCGACGAAGACCCGCGGCGAGGTCTCCGGTGGTGGCAAGAAGCCGTACCGCCAGAAGGGCACCGGCCGCGCCCGCCAGGGCTCGATCCGCGCCCCGCAGTTCACCGGCGGTGGCACGGTGCACGGCCCCAAGCCGCGCAGCTACGACCAGCGCACCCCGAAGAAGATGAAGGCCGCCGCGCTGCGGGGTGCCCTCTCCGACCGGGCCCGTTGCGGCCAGCTGCACGTGGTCACCGAACTGGTCAGTGGCGAGAAGCCTTCCACAAAGGACGCCAAGCAGGCGCTGGCCGCGGTGACGCAGGCCAAGCGCGTGCTCGTGGTGCTGCACCGGGACGACGAGCTCGGCTGGCGCTCCGCACGCAACCTGTCCTACGTGCACCTGATCACGCCGGACCAGCTGAACACCTACGACGTCCTGGTCAACGACGACGTGGTCTTCACAAAGGCCGCGTTCGATGCGTTCGTCGCCAAGGGCGCCAAGGGCAACGCCGCTGAAGGGAGTGAGCAGCAGTGA
- the rpsQ gene encoding 30S ribosomal protein S17 encodes MSEQIEEIAKQPVQKADSGRNYRKVREGYVVSDKMNKTIVVQLEDRKKHARYAKVMRSTTKVKAHDEENMAGIGDRVVLMETRPLSATKRWRLVRIVEKAK; translated from the coding sequence ATGAGCGAGCAGATCGAAGAGATCGCGAAGCAGCCGGTACAGAAGGCCGATTCCGGCCGGAACTACCGGAAGGTCCGCGAGGGCTACGTCGTCTCGGACAAGATGAACAAGACGATCGTGGTCCAGCTCGAGGACCGCAAGAAGCACGCGCGGTACGCGAAGGTCATGCGCTCCACCACCAAGGTCAAGGCGCACGACGAGGAGAACATGGCCGGCATCGGCGACCGCGTGGTCCTGATGGAGACCCGCCCGCTCTCGGCGACCAAGCGCTGGCGGCTGGTGCGGATCGTGGAGAAGGCCAAGTAA
- the rplC gene encoding 50S ribosomal protein L3 produces the protein MSDRQVKGILGTKLGMTQVFDENNRVVPVTVVKAGPNVVTQVRNQETDGYTAVQLAFGAIDPRKVNKPESGHFSKAGVTPRRHLVELRTHDAETYEVGQEITVEVFDTGALVDVTGTSKGKGFAGVMKRHGFSGQGASHGAQAVHRKPGSIGGCASPGRVFKGMRMAGRMGGDRVTTQGLTVHAVRAEDGLLLIKGAVPGPKGGVVFVRDAAKAPQKGGAK, from the coding sequence ATGTCTGACAGGCAAGTGAAGGGCATCCTGGGTACCAAGCTCGGCATGACCCAGGTCTTCGACGAGAACAACCGGGTTGTTCCGGTGACCGTCGTGAAGGCCGGGCCGAACGTGGTTACCCAGGTGCGCAACCAGGAGACCGACGGCTACACGGCCGTCCAGTTGGCCTTCGGCGCGATCGACCCGCGCAAGGTCAACAAGCCGGAGTCCGGGCACTTCAGCAAGGCGGGTGTCACCCCCCGGCGGCACCTCGTCGAGCTGCGGACGCACGACGCCGAGACCTACGAGGTCGGCCAGGAGATCACCGTCGAGGTGTTCGACACCGGCGCTCTGGTCGACGTCACCGGCACCAGCAAGGGCAAGGGCTTCGCGGGTGTGATGAAGCGGCACGGCTTCAGCGGCCAGGGCGCCAGCCACGGTGCGCAGGCCGTGCACCGCAAGCCGGGCTCGATCGGTGGCTGCGCCAGCCCCGGCCGCGTGTTCAAGGGCATGCGGATGGCCGGCCGGATGGGCGGCGACCGGGTCACCACGCAGGGCCTGACCGTGCACGCCGTGCGCGCCGAGGACGGCCTGCTGCTGATCAAGGGTGCGGTACCGGGCCCGAAGGGCGGCGTGGTGTTCGTCCGCGATGCCGCGAAGGCGCCGCAGAAGGGTGGTGCGAAGTGA
- the rplB gene encoding 50S ribosomal protein L2, whose translation MGIRKYKPTTPGRRGSSVADFAEITRTEPEKSLLRPLHSSGGRNSSGKITTRHKGGGHKRAYRLIDFRRNDKDGVPAKVAHIEYDPNRTARIALLHYADGEKRYIIAPDKLKQGDPIESGPRADIKPGNNLPLRNIPVGTVVHAIELRPGGGAKIARSAGARVQLVAKDGPYAQLRMPSGEIRNVDVRNRATVGEVGNSEHSNISWGKAGRSRWKGKRPTVRGVVMNPVDHPHGGGEGKTSGGRHPVNPNGKPEGRTRRRKPSDKLIVRRRRTGKKR comes from the coding sequence ATGGGCATTCGCAAGTACAAGCCGACAACCCCGGGGCGCCGGGGCTCCTCGGTTGCCGACTTCGCCGAGATCACCAGGACGGAGCCGGAGAAGTCGCTGCTGCGTCCGTTGCACAGCAGCGGCGGCCGGAACTCATCCGGCAAGATCACCACCCGGCACAAGGGCGGTGGGCACAAGCGGGCGTACCGGCTGATCGACTTCCGGCGCAACGACAAGGACGGCGTGCCGGCCAAGGTCGCGCACATCGAGTACGACCCGAACCGCACCGCACGGATCGCGCTGCTGCACTACGCCGACGGCGAGAAGCGCTACATCATCGCGCCGGACAAGCTGAAGCAGGGCGACCCGATTGAGAGCGGCCCGCGTGCCGACATCAAGCCGGGCAACAACCTGCCGCTGCGCAACATCCCGGTCGGCACCGTGGTGCACGCGATCGAGCTCCGTCCCGGCGGCGGCGCGAAGATCGCCCGCTCCGCCGGTGCGCGGGTGCAGCTCGTCGCCAAGGACGGCCCGTACGCCCAGCTGCGGATGCCCTCGGGCGAGATCCGCAACGTGGACGTGCGCAACCGCGCCACCGTGGGTGAGGTCGGTAACTCCGAGCACTCGAACATCAGCTGGGGCAAGGCGGGCCGCAGCCGCTGGAAGGGCAAGCGCCCGACCGTCCGCGGTGTGGTGATGAACCCGGTGGACCACCCGCACGGTGGCGGTGAGGGCAAGACCTCCGGTGGCCGTCACCCGGTGAACCCGAACGGGAAGCCGGAAGGCCGCACCCGTCGTCGCAAGCCGAGCGACAAGTTGATCGTCCGCCGCCGGCGTACCGGCAAGAAGCGCTGA
- the rplN gene encoding 50S ribosomal protein L14: protein MIQQESRLRVADNTGAKEILTIRVLGGSGRRYAGIGDIIVATVKDAIPGANVKRGDVVKAVIVRTVKEKRRPDGSYIRFDENAAVLIKNDNDPRGTRIFGPVGRELRDRKFMKIISLAPEVL from the coding sequence GTGATCCAGCAGGAGTCGCGACTACGAGTCGCCGATAACACGGGTGCCAAGGAGATCCTGACCATCCGCGTGCTCGGTGGCTCGGGGCGGCGCTACGCGGGCATCGGTGACATCATCGTCGCCACCGTCAAGGACGCCATCCCGGGCGCCAACGTCAAGCGCGGTGATGTGGTCAAAGCCGTCATCGTCCGCACGGTGAAGGAGAAGCGTCGCCCTGACGGCTCCTACATCAGGTTCGACGAGAACGCCGCGGTGCTCATCAAGAACGACAACGACCCCCGGGGCACCCGTATCTTCGGGCCGGTCGGCCGCGAGCTGCGCGATCGGAAGTTCATGAAGATCATCTCGCTCGCGCCGGAGGTGTTGTGA